Proteins from a single region of Synchiropus splendidus isolate RoL2022-P1 chromosome 3, RoL_Sspl_1.0, whole genome shotgun sequence:
- the zbtb4 gene encoding uncharacterized protein zbtb4, producing the protein MKGKRHGGRIEAMKEDQLEEMADGPKNAKITLSFPISAAPLPVSLSSPKQCHSPSSSSPSPHRRRPSSKSSDEGSLWKLDSTMDVKHRSFKPPRHDNSPSSSPSSSPFTIQTLTKKDMKSQPPKCSKLSPGTQFLKSPPRSSSGSLGGSYVTEGWEEKHRLNNGTVSPSQTAKILFSLGTASFQRGRDGQRKDKLLGRPAGKGGGPTGPSLHPPTLHLPPPLPTPTTAPVEGLITPPHLSSFSSSQSLKPELICGVCHRLFSSAASLTVHMRLHRGSRGLSCRFCGKVFIHSKRLQSHEASCRISGLPPNSLSSSKFTMQPKEEPLEEGEVRVEGGVIVGETDISKVQAPKGAGSLLECFQGDDAAATELLAGDDSHFVKVIDGNVIYFCSVCERSYMTLSSLKRHSNVHSWRRKYPCHYCDKVFALAEYRTKHEVWHTGERRYQCIFCWDAFATYYNLKTHQKTIHGINPSLISSEKTANGGYKQKANALKLYRLLPMRSQKRPYKTYSDSVHHDLLLQPAKESPLSLTGMACPLGPEDLHEMMSEAQSVKPDPDAFLDGFPVPLNTEQMEISALHIVPEADVPHVRKQESEHQDKEQSATNGGLKTSSSSKTKTPKTVKGTDRNMPSVITYGHTKPSVIVHGTAVSSSVIVHSNQVVSENEQTPVKSRSLETSTTQTLGKGTSLPAKRPRYGSEHVKKKSRDSSDTTDDGSRGTQDAGSARSVQKSQKSHSRCEISASKQLSSTMAPQVTGPLCQITVRIGEEAIVKRSISETDLRRDKSRSPPKNKRSETSGNQDAKQSRHSHHHHKHQTNCKDSFDAKGGNKVKEGKEAVKKSARPNVEIRKYYFRQEVREQESDHDMEDNLWRPYYSYKPKRKAQAHLQRVKSWQRKLKYKHSIRVKRRAERIKNLVHSEKVKPQENRKKQKIDEPKFTEPCIEKDRTSRKSDPFMDKKDTAKVNNGLERSTVSLHSSETPSTPGPSLGFRRQPWANVNVAECGTCGRWFSSSRKRDKHELSHLLEFMCLLCRATFPSRDKLEIHQRAQHPKPSEVPTHPAKVTFQEQTDKVTVRTWPEKNVDEKSRQIGSVLSACSTRLSRRALSRHTCPQCHKVCKTSSALIRHVRRHELTNSPERQSNEKDTEHTTEKKVDSVNSGPEKDPFSNSPSVSVISYLPQEQLSSPHSLSSQQNNVLHNDVVTKPPLADMYYNPEKTDNPHPDHTRELGPMNPDSPLERPVNKQYTNPEVTPVLHSALHSVLVLNGTECLDYRKKNLDSQTLRSPSPLHILTTSSTSPTDTLCSKKTHATLISTAALAVSNETSLKRGGVIIEREKPSSCDTSAHVSYEEQPLHTNIGVQSLCRSPSPSEAQDLTMSSILARERAIERQTEKKMEAGKQREREDKNELPKEKDTRIERVHHMSKGEHAPNDPTDQLVPKVEPLSPLPSPPNSQTQATLNRSSPPKHALKSSWDSVTSIGHLSPFREEVHPNMQGFEGLVLPPGLTGVTDRPSAHALLLPRGQQPTEPEHQDIHSVRESRQGESTPAGYHAQDFPLPLIVPENYHSRKKQEENLLMSAYPPGALSFSPLGKVIVPNGGDLAKLPFYPDPYHLLYGSQLLAYPYNLAALPVALNIMAPTGDKVEPLPFLPAIFNYTPPGGPYMGTTPHPLGPNPSLYSSNGGGCNKRDSSSKKQ; encoded by the coding sequence ATGAAAGGGAAAAGGCATGGAGGGAGGATAGAGGCTATGAAGGAGGATCAATTAGAAGAAATGGCTGATGGACCAAAAAATGCCAAAATCACTCTCAGCTTTCCGATAAGTGCTGCTCCGCTCCCAGTTTCACTGTCATCTCCAAAGCAGTGTCACAgcccatcatcatcctctcctTCACCTCACAGACGACGGCCATCCTCTAAGAGTTCTGATGAGGGGTCGCTATGGAAACTTGATTCCACAATGGATGTAAAGCATAGATCTTTCAAGCCCCCAAGACATGACAACTCACCATCTTCGTCACCCTCATCCTCTCCCTTCACGATTCAAACGCTCACCAAGAAGGACATGAAGTCCCAGCCTCCCAAGTGCTCCAAGCTCAGCCCTGGCACACAGTTTCTCAAATCCCCACCAAGATCTTCCAGTGGGTCACTGGGTGGCTCATATGTCACAGAAGGGTGGGAGGAGAAACACAGACTAAATAATGGTACTGTCTCCCCATCTCAAACTGCGAAGATACTCTTTAGCCTGGGTACAGCTTCCTttcagagagggagggatggacaAAGAAAGGACAAACTATTGGGAAGACCAGCTGGAAAAGGGGGTGGCCCTACTGGACCCAGTCTTCATCCACCAACACTCCACCTTCCCCCACCTTTACCCACACCAACAACTGCCCCTGTGGAGGGTCTCATCACTCCCCCCCATTTGTCCTCTTTTTCCTCGTCTCAAAGCCTAAAGCCAGAACTGATCTGTGGCGTTTGTCATCGTCTCTTTAGCTCAGCCGCTTCCCTCACGGTACACATGCGGCTGCATCGAGGAAGCCGGGGCCTCAGCTGCCGATTCTGTGGCAAAGTGTTCATCCACAGTAAGAGGTTGCAATCCCATGAGGCCTCCTGCAGAATATCAGGCCTGCCCCCAAATAGCCTAAGCTCATCTAAATTCACAATGCAGCCAAAAGAGGAACCACTGGAAGAGGGTGAGGTGAGAGTGGAGGGAGGTGTGATTGTTGGAGAAACAGACATCAGTAAGGTACAGGCACCGAAAGGTGCTGGCAGCCTATTGGAATGTTTCCAAGGTGATGATGCAGCAGCCACTGAACTACTCGCAGGTGACGACAGCCATTTTGTGAAGGTGATAGATGGCAATGTCATTTATTTCTGCTCTGTTTGTGAACGTTCCTACATGACCTTATCCAGCCTGAAACGCCATTCTAATGTGCATTCCTGGCGTCGCAAATATCCATGCCATTACTGTGATAAGGTTTTTGCTCTGGCTGAGTACCGTACAAAACATGAAGTGTGGCACACCGGAGAGCGGCGGTATCAATGCATCTTTTGCTGGGACGCATTTGCTACATATTACAATCTTAAAACTCACCAAAAGACCATTCACGGGATAAATCCCAGCCTCATTTCCAGTGAGAAAACTGCTAATGGCGGATACAAACAGAAGGCCAATGCTCTGAAGTTGTATCGCCTTCTCCCAATGCGTTCGCAAAAGAGACCCTATAAGACCTACAGTGACAGTGTGCATCATGACCTGCTACTACAACCAGCAAAGGAATCACCATTGTCTTTGACTGGTATGGCCTGTCCTCTTGGACCAGAGGACCTGCATGAAATGATGAGTGAAGCGCAGAGTGTCAAACCTGATCCGGATGCCTTCCTTGATGGTTTTCCGGTGCCTCTTAACACTGAGCAAATGGAAATCTCTGCTCTCCATATTGTTCCTGAAGCAGACGTGCCACATGTTAGAAAACAGGAGAGTGAACACCAAGACAAAGAGCAAAGCGCAACTAATGGCGGTTTGAAAACATCCAGTAGCAGCAAAACCAAGACACCAAAGACAGTAAAAGgcacagacagaaacatgcctTCTGTTATAACATACGGGCACACAAAACCCTCTGTCATTGTTCATGGAACAGCAGTGTCATCTTCAGTCATTGTGCACAGCAACCAAGTTGTAtctgaaaatgaacaaactCCAGTGAAAAGCCGGTCTCTTGAAACCAGCACAACTCAGACTCTTGGAAAGGGGACTTCGCTGCCAGCAAAAAGGCCAAGATACGGCTCAGAACATGTTAAGAAAAAATCTAGAGATAGTTCAGATACAACAGATGACGGATCGAGAGGAACACAAGATGCAGGGTCTGCCAGGTCTGTCCAAAAATCCCAAAAGTCCCACAGCAGGTGTGAGATCTCTGCTTCAAAGCAGCTGTCATCAACGATGGCGCCACAGGTCACAGGTCCTCTATGCCAGATAACCGTACGCATTGGTGAGGAAGCTATAGTAAAGCGTAGTATATCTGAAACTGACCTGAGAAGAGATAAAAGTCGATCACCACCCAAAAACAAGAGAAGTGAAACATCAGGTAACCAGGATGCCAAACAATCTCGCCATTCACATCATCACCATAAACATCAGACAAACTGCAAAGACAGCTTTGATGCAAAGGGTGGAAACAAGGTAAAAGAAGGCAAAGAAGCTGTAAAAAAGTCTGCTCGACCAAATGTTGAGATAAGGAAATATTACTTTCGCCAAGAGGTCCGTGAACAAGAGAGTGATCATGATATGGAGGACAATTTATGGCGACCCTACTATTCCTACAAACCCAAAAGAAAAGCCCAGGCGCATCTACAGAGGGTCAAATCCTGGCAGAGAAAACTAAAATATAAACATTCAATCCGCGTGAAAAGGAGAGCAGAGAGGATCAAAAACCTTGTTCACTCAGAGAAAGTGAAACCACAAGAAAatagaaagaaacaaaagattGATGAGCCCAAGTTCACGGAACCTTGCATTGAAAAGGACAGAACTAGCCGTAAATCTGACCCATTTATGGACAAGAAAGACACAGCAAAGGTTAATAATGGCCTTGAGAGATCCACTGTTTCGTTGCACTCTTCAGAAACTCCATCCACTCCTGGACCTTCTTTGGGATTTAGGAGGCAACCCTGGGCAAATGTGAATGTAGCAGAATGTGGTACATGTGGACGTTGGTTTTCAAGTTCAAGAAAAAGGGACAAACACGAACTGAGCCATCTGCTGGAGTTTATGTGCCTCTTATGTCGCGCAACTTTCCCTTCAAGGGACAAATTGGAAATCCACCAGAGAGCTCAGCATCCGAAACCGAGTGAGGTGCCAACTCATCCAGCTAAAGTGACATTTCAGGAACAAACTGACAAGGTCACAGTTCGCACTtggccagaaaaaaatgttgatgaaaaaTCAAGGCAAATTGGCTCAGTGTTAAGCGCTTGCTCTACTCGCTTGAGTAGAAGAGCATTGTCAAGACACACCTGTCCTCAATGCCACAAGGTCTGCAAAACATCCTCAGCGCTGATCCGCCATGTACGACGACATGAGCTGACCAATTCACCAGAAAGGCAAAGTAATGAGAAGGACACAGAACATACAACAGAGAAGAAAGTTGATTCTGTTAACTCTGGCCCTGAGAAGGACCCCTTTTCCAATTCTCCTTCGGTCTCTGTCATTAGCTATTTACCACAAGAGCAGCTGAGTAGTCCACACAGTCTATCCTCCCAACAGAACAATGTCTTGCACAATGATGTAGTAACGAAACCACCGCTGGCAGACATGTATTATAATCCTGAAAAGACAGACAACCCTCATCCAGATCACACAAGGGAACTTGGCCCAATGAATCCAGACTCACCACTGGAAAGACCAGTAAACAAACAGTACACAAACCCAGAAGTGACACCTGTTTTGCACTCTGCTCTACACAGCGTACTCGTCTTGAATGGGACTGAATGCTTGGACTACCGCAAAAAGAACTTGGATAGCCAAACACTCAGGTCCCCTAGTCCTTTGCACATCTTGACAACATCCAGCACTTCTCCAACTGACACATTATGTAGCAAAAAAACTCATGCCACTCTAATATCCACAGCTGCACTTGCTGTCTCTAATGAGACATCTTTGAAACGGGGTGGGGTCATTATAGAGAGAGAAAAGCCATCATCTTGTGATACATCTGCGCATGTCTCTTATGAGGAACAGCCCTTGCACACAAATATTGGAGTCCAATCCCTCTGTAGGAGTCCCTCCCCCAGTGAAGCACAAGACCTAACCATGTCCTCAATACTAGCAAGAGAACGAGCGATAGAGCGACAAACAGAGAAAAAGATGGAGgctggaaaacaaagagaaagagaggacaAAAATGAGTTGCCAAAAGAAAAGGATACAAGAATAGAGAGGGTGCATCACATGAGTAAAGGTGAACACGCCCCAAATGATCCAACTGATCAGTTAGTTCCAAAAGTCGAACCTCTGAGCCCACTACCGTCCCCTCCAAACAGCCAGACTCAAGCCACTTTAAATAGATCCTCTCCGCCCAAGCACGCTCTCAAGTCCTCCTGGGATTCCGTCACATCTATTGGGCACTTATCACCATTCCGTGAGGAGGTTCACCCCAACATGCAAGGATTTGAAGGACTTGTACTACCACCAGGGTTAACTGGTGTCACTGACCGACCTTCCGCCCATGCCCTCCTTCTTCCAAGGGGCCAACAGCCCACCGAGCCAGAGCATCAGGACATTCATTCTGTGAGAGAATCCCGGCAGGGGGAGTCCACGCCTGCTGGGTACCATGCGCAGgactttcccctgcctctcattGTCCCAGAAAATTACCACTCAAGAAAGAAGCAAGAGGAAAATCTTCTAATGTCAGCCTATCCCCCAGGAGCACTTTCTTTCAGCCCTCTGGGCAAGGTTATTGTTCCCAATGGAGGAGACTTGGCCAAGTTGCCATTTTATCCAGATCCGTACCATCTCCTATATGGGTCCCAGCTTTTGGCCTACCCTTATAACTTAGCTGCTCTTCCTGTTGCTCTGAATATAATGGCTCCTACTGGGGATAAGGTGGAACCTCTCCCCTTCCTCCCTGCTATCTTCAACTACACACCTCCTGGTGGCCCCTATATGGGCACCACACCGCATCCTCTGGGGCCCAATCCTAGTCTTTACAGCAGCAATGGAGGCGGTTGCAACAagagagacagcagcagcaaaaaaCAATAA
- the shbg gene encoding sex hormone-binding globulin — MVLLLNAIAGGLLLTLNLITQHVAADKQRNGHGTKQVPGGSTFYLGQERDLWQPLVQIAVHLNQINSIKSTFQLRTYDPEGAIFYGDTENGKEWFILALKGGNPLMLLYRKDVLVHVSGGPNLNDGQWHTLEVSNQGNYVILEVDGVKELVMGLHSQQPDDVIYTKLRLGLGGILIDSDRVNIPFDSHLDACIRGGSFLNLTIPWELDAETLWPCYPNIQPGIFFPGTGLAILNTTDLPVEEESGMRIDLVGDFSRLDGTILSIRSLAKELLFTLAANNETEEISLNLKGVGISLKNNIKNLTITLQKDSMTVFEDENDLTPSKSIPISQVDPLIEWRDAQIAIGGLIGNGGDNVGTQFLTGCLEKILIQGKSLDLDLAVKHKSISSHSCPI; from the exons ATGGTGCTGCTTTTGAATGCAATTGCAGGAGGACTGCTGTTAACTCTAAACTTGATTACTCAGCATGTTGCAGCTGACAAGCAGAGGAATGGACACGGGACG AAACAAGTCCCTGGTGGATCTACCTTTTACCTGGGCCAGGAAAGGGACTTGTGGCAGCCGCTAGTCCAAATTGCAGTGCATCTTAATCAAATAAACAG TATCAAGTCCACTTTCCAGTTACGGACCTATGATCCAGAGGGAGCCATTTTCTATGGAGACACTGAAAACGGCAAGGAATGGTTCATTTTGGCATTGAAAGGCGGTAACCCTCTAATGCTGTTATACAGAAAGGACGTCCTCGTCCATGTGTCCGGGGGCCCAAATCTCAATGATGGACAATGGCACACA CTGGAAGTGAGCAACCAGGGCAACTACGTGATTTTAGAGGTGGACGGAGTCAAAGAGCTGGTGATGGGACTGCATTCACAGCAGCCGGACGATGTCATTTATACTAAACTTCGACTTGGACTTGGTGGGATCCTGATCGACTCTGACAGAGTCAACATACCG TTTGATTCTCACTTGGATGCCTGCATACGAGGAGGCAGCTTTCTAAACCTCACTATCCCCTGGGAATTGGATGCAGAGACGCTTTGGCCTTGCTATCCAAACATCCAACCTGGGATCTTCTTCCCTGGAACTGGCTTAGCCATTTTAAACACCACTg ATTTGCCTGTTGAGGAGGAAAGTGGGATGAGGATCGATCTGGTGGGAGATTTCAGTCGGCTGGATGGAACAATCTTGAGCATCAGATCGCTGGCAAAAGAATTGCTATTCACTTTGGCAGCAAATAATGAAACCGAg GAAATATCACTCAACTTGAAAGGAGTCGGAATCAGTCTGAAAAATAACATCAAGAACCTGACGATAACCTTGCAGAAGGATTCGATGACTGTctttgaagatgaaaatgatttGACACCCTCTAAATCCATCCCAATTAGTCAGGTGGATCCTTTAATCGAATGGAGGGATGCACAAATTGCTATTGGTGGACTCATAG GTAATGGAGGAGATAATGTTGGCACCCAGTTCTTGACGGGCTGTCTCGAGAAGATCCTCATTCAAGGGAAGAGTTTAGATTTGGATTTAGCCGTCAAACACAAGTCAATCTCCTCTCACAGTTGTCCAATTTAG